From Candidatus Methylomirabilis lanthanidiphila:
GAGCGCGTGAATTCGCTCCCGCCATCCGCGCTATGTCGTTATCCTGTCGTTGATTGACCCGAGTTCGCATCCAGATAGCGCCTCGCCACGTCAAAGACCTGCTGGAACATCGCCTCGGTCAGCCGGCCGGTCTGGGTATTCTGCTGGCTCGGATGATACGAGGCGACCAGCACGAGATCGTTTGCAAAGACCGCGACCTGCCCATGCCCGAAGCGCGGTCTTGGAGACGGCAGTGGAACGCCTCGGGCCTTCAGCGTGTCAAGGCAGGCTCGGAAGGCGATCTGGCCCAGGGCGACAATCACCCGGATCTGCCGGAGCAACGTGAGCTCTTCCAGGAGGAAGGGGCGACACCGATCCAACTCGTGTGGGGTCGGTTTATTGTCCGGCGGGGCGCAACGGACCGCCGCTGTGATGTAGCAATCCGTTAGGTCAAGACCGTCATCGCGATCGATTGATGTCGGTTGATTGGCGAATCCGGCCCGGTGGAGCGCCCGGTAAAGAAAGTCGCCGCTCCGATCCCCTGTAAAGATCCGGCCGGTCCGGTTGCCGCCGTGTGCTGCCGGCGCCAAGCCGACCACCAGCAGGCGCGCAGCCGGGTCGCCGAAGCCGGGGACCGGCCGTCCCCAGTAGGTCCAGTCACGGTACCGCCGCACCTTCTCTTGAGCCGTTCGCTCCCGATGTCGCACCAGCCTCGGACATTGCCGGCAGGCGATGATCCGTTGGCACAGCGCCTCCAGCCCCGGCGCCTCCCGAGTCAGACGACGCTGAACACGTTGTTCGGCTACACTCCCGCTGAGGGATGACTGCCTCATGCCGATCTTCATGGCGGTCACGCTCGCCCCCTCAACCTCCTGTACCTCCGCTACGTTACGCATAGGAAGGGTGCGGCATTATTCTACTGCGTGGACGCGGGGCGAACAACTGCACCTGGGTCGCAAGAGAGGTTTACAGATCCGGAACCGCTCGGATGAACTGACGAACATCAGACCATGGTGCTTTCTTTCTCACAGCCTGACGCTAAAGCTATAACACATCCGCAAAAGGAAGCATCTCCCGCGCGCCGCGCACGACAGCGCCGAGCGGATCATCGGCAAGCGACACGCCGAGGAGGGTTGCCGCCGCTACGCACTCACGCATGCCCCGGAGAAGTGAGCCGCCTCCGGAAAGGAGAAGCCCTGTGTCGATTATTTGACTTCCCCACGCATGCGGGATGTCTCGAAAAAGCGTTGTAGCGCTGTGAAGAATTGCGCTGAGCGCCGGTTGCAGCGCGGCGTACAGGGCGGCGGTTGGAATGCTCAGTCTGACCCGCGTGCGGGTACCGGCGTCGAGTCCCGTGATCGTTGCCAGTTCTTTTTCGCTGGCTACCCGCTCAACGTCGATGCGCCGCAGGATGGATTCCGCCTCGTCAGTGGCGACAGACAAACCCCATTCGCTTAGAATGGTTTTCGTTACAGCCTCGCGCAGATCGCCACAACCAATGCGCACGGCCCGCGAAGCAACGATCCCACCTTCTTTGATAATGGCACAATCCGTGACCCCTTCACCAATATCCAGGACCATGTGGGCATAGGGAGAGGACACGTCTACGCCGGCGCCGACCGCAGCGGCGAGCGGTTCGGGAACGAGAAATACGGCCCGCGCGCCGGCCTCGGATACGCAATCAAACACCGCCGCGCGTTCTCTGTCATCTGCGTCAGTGGGGACGCAGATAAGAGCGTAGGGTCGTGAAAATCGGTTGGTTGCGGACCGAATGAGCGTCTTCAGTACCGCGACGGCGGCATCCTTATCCACGACGACCCCGCGGCGCAGCGCCAACCGCTCCCCCATCACTGAAGGGAGTTCGAGCGCCGGCCGATTACTCCGGGCAACGCGAGTGTGCGCCGTGCCGAGATCGACCGCGATTGCTGGATTCCGATAGAAGCGAGGCAGAAACGCCACGGACATCGACTCCTTTCCCCGGAGTCTCCGGCAAACAAGCTGACGGTGGGGCGGCCAAGACGGTGGGCACCATCGGCCGGTTCGATTCCCAGTAAAGCCGGACTAGGATAGCGCGGGTCACAGATGATAATCTCCGGATGCCTCCGGCTGATAAATCACCTCTTCTACTTTCAACCTTCTCAACCCTGCGGGAACTTCCCAGGTTATGATGTCCCCGACCCGGTATCCGATCAGGGCGGTTCCGATAGGGGCGAGGACGGAAATCCTATTCCGGCCTGCGTCCGCATCGGCAGGAAAGACCAAGGTATAGATCAGTTCTTTTTTTGTATCGAGATCTTTCAGGCGCACGGTAGAATTCATCGTAATAACATCATGCGGAATATGTTGTGCCGAAACAATTTCGGCGCTAATTAATTCCTGTTTCAATACCGCCAGATGCTCCTTATCATGTTTACGGACAGCTTCCGACTCCAATAGACGGTTTTGCAATCGCTCCATGTCAAGTTCGGTTATATAAATTGTTCTTTTTT
This genomic window contains:
- a CDS encoding DNA polymerase encodes the protein MRNVAEVQEVEGASVTAMKIGMRQSSLSGSVAEQRVQRRLTREAPGLEALCQRIIACRQCPRLVRHRERTAQEKVRRYRDWTYWGRPVPGFGDPAARLLVVGLAPAAHGGNRTGRIFTGDRSGDFLYRALHRAGFANQPTSIDRDDGLDLTDCYITAAVRCAPPDNKPTPHELDRCRPFLLEELTLLRQIRVIVALGQIAFRACLDTLKARGVPLPSPRPRFGHGQVAVFANDLVLVASYHPSQQNTQTGRLTEAMFQQVFDVARRYLDANSGQSTTG
- a CDS encoding rod shape-determining protein Mbl, with the translated sequence MAFLPRFYRNPAIAVDLGTAHTRVARSNRPALELPSVMGERLALRRGVVVDKDAAVAVLKTLIRSATNRFSRPYALICVPTDADDRERAAVFDCVSEAGARAVFLVPEPLAAAVGAGVDVSSPYAHMVLDIGEGVTDCAIIKEGGIVASRAVRIGCGDLREAVTKTILSEWGLSVATDEAESILRRIDVERVASEKELATITGLDAGTRTRVRLSIPTAALYAALQPALSAILHSATTLFRDIPHAWGSQIIDTGLLLSGGGSLLRGMRECVAAATLLGVSLADDPLGAVVRGAREMLPFADVL
- a CDS encoding transcription elongation factor greA (Transcript cleavage factor greA), which translates into the protein MREKRTIYITELDMERLQNRLLESEAVRKHDKEHLAVLKQELISAEIVSAQHIPHDVITMNSTVRLKDLDTKKELIYTLVFPADADAGRNRISVLAPIGTALIGYRVGDIITWEVPAGLRRLKVEEVIYQPEASGDYHL